A region from the Oceanidesulfovibrio marinus genome encodes:
- a CDS encoding tetrathionate reductase family octaheme c-type cytochrome has protein sequence MSPSLWTLPALLALALLCVWPVLAATEQQDDAPAKPYGADEARARTKLPARWITTDHSKHEALQGNFTSGPEVTKACLSCHNEAAKQVHQTIHWTWLCPHDETHEMGKYGLTLNNFCVAVPSNEPRCTSCHVGYGFKDASFDFSDPTKVDCLVCHDQTGTYKKFPAGAGNPVTKPTVFPGNGKEYLPPDWNKVAQSVARPSRKNCGDCHFMGGGGDGVKHGDLDSSLYNPDKELDVHMAADGANFTCVRCHTTDAHKIAGRCYKNPAHVDRRSLIDDDQMTRIACESCHTATPHKPGVKANDHTDKVACQACHIPTMARAKPTKMWWDWSQAGKKKDGKPFTEDGPLGKHIYDTKKGDFRWEMNVVPEYRWFNGTMLYVTLDDEIDPAQVVELNWPVGGYSDTNSRIYPFKMHRGKQPYDSGRNRMVIPHLFGKDDAAYWKNYDWGKAIAAGQAYKGLEYSGQYDFVETAYYYPTTHMVAPEDKALACESCHSSNGRLVKLAGFYMPGRDHFGIIDTLGYAAAILALLAVLGHGLVRYVAGKRRSS, from the coding sequence ATGTCACCGAGCCTGTGGACGCTTCCGGCTCTCCTGGCGCTCGCACTGCTCTGCGTATGGCCAGTACTGGCGGCCACGGAGCAGCAGGACGACGCGCCGGCCAAACCCTACGGCGCGGACGAGGCGCGGGCCCGCACCAAGCTGCCGGCCCGATGGATCACCACCGACCACTCCAAGCACGAGGCCCTGCAGGGCAACTTCACCTCCGGCCCGGAGGTCACCAAGGCGTGCCTCTCCTGCCACAACGAGGCCGCCAAGCAGGTGCACCAGACCATCCATTGGACATGGCTCTGCCCGCATGACGAAACGCACGAAATGGGCAAGTACGGCCTCACGCTGAACAACTTCTGCGTGGCCGTGCCTTCCAACGAGCCGCGCTGCACATCCTGCCACGTGGGCTACGGCTTCAAGGACGCGAGCTTCGACTTCAGCGACCCCACCAAGGTGGACTGCCTCGTTTGCCACGATCAGACCGGCACGTACAAGAAGTTCCCGGCCGGCGCCGGCAACCCCGTGACCAAGCCCACGGTCTTTCCCGGCAACGGCAAGGAGTATCTCCCGCCCGACTGGAACAAGGTGGCGCAGTCCGTGGCGCGGCCCAGCCGCAAAAACTGCGGCGACTGCCACTTCATGGGCGGCGGCGGTGACGGCGTGAAGCACGGCGACCTCGATTCCTCCTTGTACAACCCGGACAAGGAGCTCGACGTGCACATGGCGGCCGACGGCGCCAACTTCACCTGCGTGCGCTGCCACACCACGGACGCGCACAAGATTGCCGGACGCTGCTACAAGAACCCGGCGCATGTGGACCGCAGAAGTCTCATCGACGACGACCAGATGACGCGCATCGCCTGCGAGTCCTGTCATACGGCCACGCCGCACAAACCCGGCGTCAAGGCCAACGACCACACGGACAAGGTTGCCTGCCAGGCCTGCCACATCCCCACCATGGCACGCGCCAAGCCCACCAAGATGTGGTGGGACTGGTCCCAGGCCGGCAAGAAAAAGGACGGCAAGCCTTTTACCGAGGACGGTCCTCTCGGCAAGCACATCTACGACACCAAGAAGGGCGACTTCCGCTGGGAAATGAACGTGGTCCCCGAGTACCGCTGGTTCAACGGCACCATGCTCTATGTGACCCTGGACGACGAGATCGACCCCGCCCAGGTGGTGGAGCTCAACTGGCCCGTGGGCGGATACAGCGACACCAACTCGCGCATCTACCCCTTCAAGATGCACCGCGGCAAGCAGCCCTACGACTCCGGCCGCAACCGCATGGTCATCCCGCACCTCTTCGGCAAGGATGACGCCGCGTACTGGAAGAACTACGACTGGGGCAAGGCCATCGCCGCCGGCCAGGCGTACAAGGGGCTTGAGTACAGCGGCCAGTACGACTTTGTGGAGACCGCCTACTACTACCCAACCACGCACATGGTCGCGCCCGAGGACAAGGCCCTGGCCTGCGAAAGCTGCCATTCCTCCAACGGCCGCCTTGTGAAGCTCGCCGGGTTCTACATGCCTGGCCGCGACCACTTCGGCATTATCGACACGCTCGGCTACGCCGCCGCCATCCTCGCCCTGCTGGCCGTGCTCGGCCATGGCCTGGTGCGGTACGTGGCCGGAAAGAGAAGGAGCAGCTAA
- a CDS encoding cytochrome b/b6 domain-containing protein, with product MSGTNNTRRIFLYSRFERINHWVQAALVLTLLVTGFEIHGTYTLLGFETAFDVHNFCAWTWLVLFIFDVFYLVVTGEWRQYTPTMKKLFDVMRYYMIGIFRGEPHPVPKSERAKHNPLQRLTYLGIVSFLIPFQMATGFLYYYYNDWATIGLGGLSLGTMAALHTIGAFAFLVFIIVHVYMTTTGHTVFCHIRAMCTGWEDVEDSSETKEGASA from the coding sequence ATGAGCGGAACCAACAACACCCGGCGCATCTTTCTCTACTCCCGGTTCGAGCGCATCAACCACTGGGTCCAGGCGGCCCTGGTGCTCACCCTGCTCGTCACGGGTTTCGAGATCCACGGCACGTACACGTTGCTCGGCTTCGAGACGGCGTTTGACGTCCACAACTTCTGCGCGTGGACCTGGCTCGTGCTCTTCATCTTCGACGTCTTCTACCTCGTGGTCACCGGCGAGTGGCGCCAGTACACGCCGACCATGAAGAAGCTCTTCGACGTGATGCGCTACTACATGATCGGTATCTTCCGTGGCGAGCCGCATCCTGTGCCCAAGTCCGAGCGCGCCAAGCACAACCCGCTGCAGCGCCTCACCTATCTGGGAATCGTCAGCTTCCTGATTCCCTTCCAGATGGCCACGGGGTTCCTCTACTATTACTACAACGACTGGGCGACCATCGGCCTGGGCGGGCTCTCCCTGGGCACCATGGCCGCGCTGCACACCATTGGCGCGTTCGCCTTCCTGGTCTTCATTATCGTCCACGTCTACATGACCACCACCGGCCACACGGTCTTCTGCCACATCAGGGCCATGTGCACCGGCTGGGAGGATGTGGAAGACTCCTCCGAAACCAAGGAAGGCGCTTCAGCGTAA
- a CDS encoding linear amide C-N hydrolase → MEFGNYIDSALMVSPHGLQWTSPTPNDGHGLQWTAKYGFVGPNGFNLKVPLEGMNEKGLYAGGFWMKEGETKFPGVKPADYPNTVAQTHIIAWLLTNFATIDEVKAALPKIHVAGVEVEAIHQVVLCHWYVMDATGKAAVIESINGEVTITDNPVGVFTNAPSFEWHLTHLRQFINLRPDNVDSAQIGDYKALSLGEGTGLLGLPGDFTPPSRFVRAAVFANSVLQPDDADAAVALGMNLIAGFAISKGISRGVGGDGKPEYDYTQWTTVYDFARKAVYVRTYENQNYKVVHFDKLPMDGGKNLIIPLGQDYGTYEDVSDQAR, encoded by the coding sequence ATGGAGTTTGGCAATTACATCGATTCCGCGCTGATGGTTTCCCCGCATGGATTGCAATGGACCTCTCCCACCCCCAACGACGGCCATGGCCTGCAGTGGACGGCCAAGTACGGCTTTGTCGGCCCCAACGGGTTCAATCTGAAAGTGCCGCTGGAAGGCATGAACGAGAAGGGGCTGTATGCGGGCGGTTTCTGGATGAAGGAGGGGGAGACGAAGTTCCCTGGCGTGAAGCCCGCGGATTATCCAAATACCGTGGCGCAGACCCATATCATTGCCTGGCTGCTGACGAACTTCGCCACCATCGATGAGGTCAAGGCCGCGCTGCCCAAGATCCATGTCGCCGGCGTGGAGGTCGAGGCGATTCATCAAGTGGTGCTGTGCCATTGGTACGTCATGGACGCCACGGGCAAGGCCGCCGTCATCGAGTCCATCAACGGCGAGGTGACCATTACAGACAACCCGGTGGGTGTGTTCACCAACGCGCCGTCCTTCGAGTGGCATCTGACCCATCTGCGGCAATTCATCAACCTGCGCCCCGACAACGTGGACTCCGCCCAGATCGGCGACTACAAGGCGCTTTCCCTGGGCGAAGGGACCGGCCTGCTTGGTCTGCCCGGCGACTTCACCCCGCCGTCCCGTTTCGTGCGGGCGGCTGTCTTCGCCAACTCCGTGCTGCAGCCGGATGACGCAGACGCTGCAGTGGCCCTGGGCATGAACCTGATCGCCGGTTTCGCCATCTCCAAAGGCATCTCCCGGGGCGTGGGCGGCGACGGGAAGCCGGAGTACGACTATACCCAGTGGACCACAGTGTATGATTTTGCGCGCAAGGCCGTGTATGTGCGGACCTACGAGAACCAGAACTACAAGGTTGTCCATTTCGACAAGCTGCCCATGGACGGCGGGAAGAATCTGATTATCCCCCTGGGCCAGGACTATGGCACCTACGAGGATGTGAGCGATCAGGCCAGATAG
- a CDS encoding DUF362 domain-containing protein — protein MEKAKVYFTDFRTKAFGDGLPTKLKKMIKKAGIGDIEMEGRFAAIKLHFGELGNISYLRPNYARAVADVVKELGGRPFLTDCNTMYPGKRKNALEHLECAWENGFTPLTVGCPILIGDGLKGTDDIAVPVEGGEYVKEAKIGRAVMDADVFISLTHFKGHEVTGFGGAIKNIGMGCGSRAGKTEQHSDSKASVDEELCKGCRTCLKECANNALEFNSEIKKAHVIQENCVGCGRCLGACNFDAISFGFNAAVASLNCRMAEYTKAVVDGRPHFHISLIVDVSPNCDCHGENDVPILPNIGMYASFDPLALDQACVDACMAATPLPGSQLADNMAKSDFVDHHDHFTNTRPESEWKTCLEHAEKIGLGTREYELIVVK, from the coding sequence ATGGAAAAAGCAAAAGTATACTTTACTGATTTCCGCACAAAAGCTTTTGGTGACGGACTGCCCACAAAGCTCAAGAAAATGATCAAAAAAGCCGGCATAGGCGACATAGAGATGGAAGGCAGGTTCGCCGCCATCAAGCTGCATTTCGGTGAGCTGGGAAACATCAGCTACCTGCGTCCCAACTATGCCAGGGCCGTGGCGGATGTGGTCAAGGAGCTGGGCGGCAGGCCCTTCCTGACCGACTGCAACACCATGTACCCGGGCAAGCGGAAGAATGCCCTGGAGCATCTTGAGTGCGCCTGGGAAAACGGCTTTACCCCGCTGACCGTGGGCTGCCCGATCCTGATCGGCGACGGTCTCAAGGGAACCGACGATATCGCCGTTCCCGTGGAGGGCGGCGAGTACGTGAAGGAAGCCAAGATCGGCCGAGCCGTGATGGACGCGGATGTCTTCATCAGCCTGACCCACTTCAAGGGCCACGAGGTGACCGGGTTCGGCGGCGCCATCAAGAACATAGGCATGGGCTGCGGCTCACGCGCGGGCAAGACGGAGCAGCACAGCGACAGCAAGGCGTCCGTCGACGAAGAGCTGTGCAAAGGCTGCCGCACCTGCCTGAAGGAATGCGCCAACAACGCCCTGGAGTTCAACTCCGAGATCAAGAAGGCGCACGTCATCCAGGAGAACTGCGTGGGCTGCGGACGTTGCCTTGGAGCATGTAACTTCGACGCCATCTCCTTCGGCTTCAACGCGGCTGTGGCATCGCTGAACTGCCGCATGGCGGAGTACACCAAGGCTGTTGTGGATGGCCGTCCGCACTTCCACATCTCGCTGATTGTGGACGTCTCCCCCAACTGCGACTGCCACGGTGAAAACGACGTGCCGATTCTGCCGAACATCGGCATGTACGCATCCTTCGACCCTCTGGCCCTGGACCAGGCCTGCGTGGACGCCTGCATGGCGGCCACCCCGCTGCCTGGCAGCCAGCTCGCCGACAACATGGCGAAGTCGGATTTCGTGGACCATCACGACCACTTCACCAACACCAGACCCGAGTCCGAATGGAAGACCTGCCTGGAGCACGCCGAGAAGATCGGTCTGGGGACCCGGGAGTATGAGCTGATCGTGGTCAAATAG
- a CDS encoding anaerobic ribonucleoside-triphosphate reductase activating protein: MTSLNLESGAADLVVGGLTPLSTADWPEKLAAVVFCQGCTWRCPYCHNAVLRPFGEGERPWSEVLRWLESRQGLLDAVVFSGGEPLLQPGLEDSMRHVRDLGFEVGLHTSGMTPRALARVLPLCGWVGFDLKAPRPVYARITGAPESADKAWESLAMLQEAGIPFELRTTWHPSLLSEEELCEVAGEIAALPRAAGQLTWALQAFQPDGCADERLAASDRAHVSEQLAALLRQALGAGARLVVRA; encoded by the coding sequence GTGACGTCTTTGAACCTTGAAAGTGGGGCCGCCGACCTGGTCGTGGGCGGCCTCACCCCCCTGAGCACGGCGGATTGGCCGGAAAAGCTGGCCGCCGTGGTCTTTTGCCAGGGCTGCACCTGGCGTTGCCCCTACTGCCACAATGCGGTCCTGAGGCCATTCGGCGAAGGGGAACGCCCCTGGTCGGAGGTCCTGCGCTGGCTTGAATCCCGGCAGGGCCTGCTGGACGCCGTGGTGTTCTCGGGCGGCGAGCCACTGCTCCAACCGGGCCTGGAAGACTCCATGCGCCATGTACGCGACCTGGGCTTCGAGGTGGGGCTGCACACCAGCGGCATGACGCCCCGGGCCCTGGCGCGCGTGCTGCCCCTGTGCGGCTGGGTCGGGTTCGACCTGAAGGCTCCCCGCCCGGTCTATGCGCGCATTACAGGCGCACCGGAGAGCGCGGACAAGGCCTGGGAAAGCCTGGCCATGCTGCAGGAGGCGGGCATTCCTTTCGAGCTGCGCACCACGTGGCATCCGTCGCTGCTTTCCGAAGAGGAGCTGTGTGAGGTGGCTGGAGAAATCGCCGCCCTGCCAAGGGCGGCAGGTCAGCTTACATGGGCGCTGCAGGCCTTCCAGCCGGATGGCTGCGCCGATGAGCGCCTGGCTGCGTCCGACCGCGCGCATGTATCCGAGCAGCTTGCGGCGCTGCTGCGGCAGGCTCTGGGAGCTGGAGCGCGGCTGGTGGTCCGGGCCTAG
- a CDS encoding ribonucleoside triphosphate reductase codes for MSQNVQRLTEPLPDQAAPAAILTPLRPIAPPVQVRKRSGEVIDFNVDKIRSAIRRAGAATDEFDDAEAGLLTAQVVKVLSHRFSGRVPDIENIQDTVEQALISANHFRTMRAYSVYREQRAKLRQDRKTVVDVASSMNEYLDRQDWRVNANANQGYSLGGLILNVSGKVTANYWLNHVYPPEVGRAHREGDMHIHDLDMLSGYCAGWSLRTLLTEGLNNVPGKVEAKPPKHLSSAVGQIVNFLGTLQNEWAGAQAFSSFDTYMAPFLRKDKLAYEEVRQCIQELIYNLNVPSRWGTQTPFTNLTFDWTCPEDLVEQHPVIGGEEMPFTYGELQAEMDMINRAYIEVMTAGDAKGRVFTFPIPTYNITKDFPWDNPNVDLLFEMTAKYGLPYFQNFVNSDLEPNMVRSMCCRLQLDLRELLKRGNGLFGSAEQTGSLGVVTINCARLGYLLRGDERALFARLDALLETARTSLEIKRKEIQSRMDAGLFPYTKRYLGSLRNHFNTIGVNGINEMIRNFTDDREDITTDDGYAFAVRFLDHVRTRMTEFQEETGHLYNLEATPAEGTTYRFAKEDRRRFPDILQAGTKEQPYYTNSSQLPVNFTDDPFEALARQEELQRKYTGGTVLHLYMGERVSSSAACKELVRRSLSRFALPYITVTPTFSVCPSHGYLAGEHETCPTCAGEGRDQACEVWTRVMGYYRPRSAFNIGKKGEYDERVCFSEPAHDNAVPA; via the coding sequence ATGTCCCAGAACGTCCAACGCCTCACTGAACCTCTTCCAGATCAGGCTGCTCCCGCCGCCATACTCACGCCCCTGCGACCCATTGCGCCGCCGGTCCAGGTGCGCAAGCGTAGCGGCGAGGTCATCGATTTCAATGTCGATAAGATCCGCTCGGCCATCCGCCGTGCGGGCGCGGCTACGGACGAATTCGACGACGCCGAGGCCGGCCTGCTCACCGCACAGGTGGTGAAGGTCCTGTCGCATCGCTTCTCGGGCCGTGTGCCGGATATTGAAAACATCCAGGACACGGTGGAGCAGGCCCTTATCTCAGCCAATCATTTCAGGACCATGCGCGCCTACAGCGTGTACCGCGAGCAGCGCGCCAAGCTCCGCCAGGACAGGAAGACCGTGGTGGACGTGGCGTCAAGCATGAACGAGTACCTGGACCGGCAGGATTGGCGGGTCAACGCCAACGCCAACCAGGGATACTCGCTCGGCGGGCTCATACTGAACGTCTCCGGCAAGGTGACGGCCAACTACTGGCTGAACCACGTGTACCCGCCGGAGGTGGGCCGGGCGCACCGCGAGGGCGACATGCACATCCACGACCTGGATATGCTCTCCGGCTACTGCGCGGGCTGGTCCCTGCGGACGCTTCTGACCGAGGGCCTGAACAACGTGCCCGGCAAGGTGGAGGCCAAACCTCCCAAGCACCTCTCCAGCGCCGTGGGCCAGATCGTGAACTTTCTTGGAACGTTGCAGAACGAATGGGCGGGCGCGCAGGCCTTCAGCTCTTTCGATACCTATATGGCTCCCTTCCTGCGCAAGGACAAGCTCGCCTACGAAGAGGTGCGCCAGTGCATCCAGGAGCTCATTTACAACCTGAACGTGCCATCGCGCTGGGGCACGCAGACGCCTTTCACCAACCTCACCTTCGACTGGACCTGCCCGGAGGATCTCGTCGAGCAGCATCCGGTCATCGGCGGGGAGGAGATGCCCTTCACCTACGGCGAGCTGCAGGCCGAGATGGACATGATCAACCGCGCCTACATCGAGGTCATGACCGCGGGAGACGCAAAGGGCCGGGTGTTCACCTTTCCCATCCCCACGTACAACATCACCAAGGATTTTCCCTGGGACAACCCCAACGTGGACCTGCTCTTCGAGATGACCGCCAAGTACGGCCTGCCGTACTTCCAGAACTTCGTGAACTCGGACCTGGAGCCCAACATGGTGCGCTCCATGTGCTGCCGTCTGCAGCTGGACCTGCGCGAGCTGCTGAAGCGCGGCAATGGGCTCTTCGGCAGCGCGGAGCAGACCGGGTCGCTGGGCGTGGTCACCATCAACTGCGCGCGCCTGGGCTACCTTCTCCGCGGGGATGAGCGCGCACTGTTCGCCCGCCTGGACGCCTTGCTGGAGACCGCGCGCACGAGCCTTGAGATCAAGCGCAAGGAGATCCAGTCGCGCATGGACGCCGGGCTCTTCCCCTACACCAAGCGCTACCTGGGCTCGCTCCGCAACCACTTCAACACCATCGGCGTCAACGGCATCAACGAGATGATCCGTAACTTCACGGACGACCGGGAGGACATCACCACGGACGACGGCTATGCCTTTGCCGTGCGCTTCCTGGACCACGTGCGGACGCGCATGACGGAGTTCCAGGAGGAGACCGGGCATCTGTACAACCTGGAAGCCACCCCGGCGGAGGGCACGACGTACCGCTTCGCCAAGGAGGACCGCCGCCGCTTCCCGGACATCCTGCAGGCAGGCACCAAGGAACAGCCGTACTACACCAACTCCTCCCAGCTGCCCGTGAACTTCACGGACGACCCCTTCGAGGCGCTGGCCCGGCAGGAGGAGCTGCAGCGCAAATACACCGGCGGCACGGTGCTGCACCTGTACATGGGTGAGCGCGTTTCCAGCTCGGCCGCCTGCAAGGAGCTGGTGCGCCGGTCCCTCTCGCGCTTCGCTCTGCCCTACATTACGGTGACGCCGACCTTCTCCGTGTGCCCCAGCCACGGCTACCTCGCGGGCGAGCACGAGACCTGCCCCACCTGTGCGGGCGAAGGCCGCGATCAGGCGTGCGAGGTCTGGACCCGCGTCATGGGCTACTACCGGCCGCGCTCGGCCTTCAACATAGGCAAGAAGGGCGAGTACGACGAGCGCGTGTGCTTCAGCGAGCCTGCGCACGATAACGCGGTGCCCGCGTGA
- a CDS encoding glycerol dehydrogenase, whose translation MKAMGFPLVYKLGDGLLDNIGEYVRPFGKKPLVVADAFVRSLYEEALVQALKREDITPLFVDFGGECSPAAIESASQKARDEGCDCVLGFGGGKAIDTAKAVKIETGIHVIIVPTIASNDSATGRLAITYNDDGTFIGPRFLENNPDAVLVDTGIVARAPVRFFIAGIADALVTKFEADQCVASGCDNFFGARPTEAAICLADACYTIVRKYAPEAVRHVREQRVSEAVEKVVEANTLLSGLGFEGCGVAAAHAIGMALADLPGAKGVLHGEEVALGLIAQFMLEKRDDAFMKDMLDFYTAVGLPASLKDLGIPEPDAEQLRKTATFVLRPKSRIHNMSIPVTIESVEEAITQANKFVAAYRAGSSDS comes from the coding sequence ATGAAAGCGATGGGTTTTCCGCTGGTGTACAAGCTGGGGGACGGACTACTTGATAACATTGGAGAGTATGTCCGGCCGTTCGGTAAAAAGCCCCTGGTTGTCGCCGATGCGTTTGTCAGGAGTCTTTATGAAGAGGCGCTTGTTCAGGCCTTGAAGCGAGAGGACATTACGCCGCTGTTTGTGGACTTTGGCGGCGAATGCTCTCCTGCTGCTATCGAAAGCGCGTCACAAAAAGCCCGGGACGAAGGCTGCGACTGCGTTCTCGGCTTTGGCGGCGGCAAGGCCATCGATACCGCCAAGGCCGTGAAGATCGAAACCGGCATCCACGTGATCATCGTGCCGACAATCGCGTCCAACGACTCCGCCACCGGCAGGCTTGCCATCACCTACAACGACGACGGCACCTTCATCGGACCGCGGTTTCTGGAAAACAATCCGGATGCGGTGCTGGTCGATACAGGGATTGTAGCCCGCGCGCCTGTCCGGTTTTTCATAGCAGGCATTGCGGATGCGCTGGTCACGAAGTTCGAGGCAGATCAGTGTGTCGCTTCCGGTTGCGATAACTTCTTCGGCGCCAGACCGACCGAGGCCGCCATCTGTCTTGCCGACGCCTGCTATACGATCGTACGCAAATATGCTCCGGAGGCGGTTCGCCACGTGCGGGAGCAGCGCGTCAGCGAGGCTGTCGAGAAGGTCGTCGAGGCCAACACGCTTTTGAGCGGGCTTGGCTTTGAAGGCTGCGGTGTGGCCGCCGCGCACGCCATCGGCATGGCCCTGGCGGATTTGCCGGGAGCCAAGGGCGTGTTGCACGGCGAGGAGGTCGCGTTGGGGCTGATCGCCCAGTTCATGCTGGAAAAACGAGACGACGCGTTCATGAAGGATATGCTGGACTTCTACACCGCGGTGGGTCTGCCGGCATCACTGAAAGACCTGGGCATACCCGAACCGGATGCAGAACAGCTTCGCAAGACGGCAACGTTTGTGCTCCGCCCGAAAAGCCGCATCCACAATATGTCCATCCCGGTGACGATCGAGAGTGTTGAAGAGGCCATAACGCAGGCGAATAAATTCGTAGCGGCCTATAGAGCCGGCTCCTCGGACAGCTGA
- the dctP gene encoding TRAP transporter substrate-binding protein DctP, translating into MTNNLSKKECMMKLTMCIVAFVVMVGLMANPAAAADFTLKIAHAGPATMNNDDYVGSTSLKKYIEEKSDGAIEVQIFPGNQLGNYQEVMEQVNAGVLESAHVSIGGVTPFIPELSVVDLQYVLPNDEVAYAFMAGSFTDKMRDAILEQLPNVRLTAVSDGGRWRSFFTTDKAIHTADDLKGLKIRTISSSLQQEFVKSLGASATPVAWGELYTALATGVVDGTKNGTPDVMSNKFYESIKHLILDRHTFLFGYYFVSDSWLKSLPENLQKVVLDGFTAAAAEQTKFNAETEASANEDFIAAGGEIYEPTAADRETFLGARQHMEDWYVEKYGDKWLKIMLSAVEEAQAKVNNQ; encoded by the coding sequence ATGACAAACAACCTTTCAAAGAAGGAGTGCATGATGAAGCTCACCATGTGTATCGTCGCGTTTGTGGTTATGGTCGGGCTGATGGCCAACCCGGCGGCTGCGGCGGACTTCACCCTGAAGATTGCCCATGCGGGTCCGGCCACAATGAACAACGACGATTACGTCGGGTCGACCTCCCTCAAAAAGTACATCGAGGAAAAGTCGGATGGCGCGATCGAGGTTCAGATCTTTCCCGGCAACCAGCTCGGCAATTATCAAGAGGTAATGGAGCAGGTGAACGCCGGTGTTCTGGAATCGGCTCACGTTTCCATCGGCGGCGTGACTCCGTTCATCCCGGAGCTGAGTGTTGTGGATCTGCAGTATGTCCTGCCCAATGACGAGGTGGCCTACGCATTCATGGCAGGGTCCTTCACCGACAAGATGCGCGATGCGATCCTTGAACAGCTGCCCAATGTCAGGCTGACCGCAGTCAGCGACGGCGGCCGCTGGCGTTCATTCTTCACCACGGACAAGGCAATCCATACGGCTGACGATCTGAAAGGACTGAAGATCAGGACCATCAGCTCTTCGTTGCAGCAGGAGTTCGTCAAGAGCCTCGGCGCCTCGGCAACGCCTGTCGCCTGGGGCGAGCTGTATACGGCGCTGGCCACCGGCGTTGTCGACGGCACCAAGAACGGCACGCCGGACGTCATGTCCAACAAGTTTTACGAGAGCATCAAGCACCTGATCCTGGATCGCCACACCTTCCTCTTTGGCTACTACTTTGTCAGCGACAGCTGGCTGAAGAGCCTGCCCGAGAACCTGCAGAAGGTCGTGCTGGACGGGTTCACCGCAGCCGCCGCAGAGCAGACCAAGTTCAATGCAGAGACGGAAGCCAGCGCCAACGAGGACTTTATCGCCGCGGGCGGCGAGATCTACGAGCCCACGGCCGCGGACCGGGAGACGTTCCTCGGCGCCAGGCAGCATATGGAGGACTGGTACGTCGAAAAGTATGGCGACAAATGGTTGAAGATCATGCTCAGCGCCGTGGAAGAAGCACAAGCGAAAGTAAACAATCAGTGA
- a CDS encoding TRAP transporter large permease gives MPLFIIFTIVTALIGVPIVFALAFGPLLGFSLQGNAALLQISLQRMFAGINQFPLVAVPLFILAGEIMNAGSITHRLVRLAQVLIGHCRGGLAHVNILSSILFAGLSGSAVADVSALGSMLIPAMEQDGYKRSFATAVTAASSIIGPVIPPSIIMIVYAYIMNVSVGALFAAGFIPGLLMGVGLMIMTAFIARKHNLPKQESRATAREVAHASFEGFFPLLTPVIILGGILLGIVSPTEAAAVAVVYALILSLAIRSLKVGDLAKILRRSAGSSAIILLMIGSASLFGWVLNIAGVPQSLARLVIGLTDNAAVFLIVANVLLLITGMFLDAGPAILILGPILGPTMLGLGINPVHFAVIMCLNLTMGLATPPFGLALFASSAVSGVKVETIVREMLPFYLIQGLVLILITFCPVISLTLPRLLGFPV, from the coding sequence ATGCCCCTCTTCATTATTTTCACCATCGTCACCGCACTGATAGGCGTGCCGATCGTCTTTGCACTGGCGTTCGGTCCCTTGCTGGGGTTCTCCCTGCAAGGCAATGCTGCTTTGCTTCAGATCAGCTTGCAGCGCATGTTTGCAGGAATCAACCAGTTCCCTCTTGTGGCGGTCCCGCTTTTCATCCTGGCGGGTGAGATCATGAACGCCGGGAGTATTACCCATCGCCTTGTCAGGCTGGCGCAGGTATTGATCGGCCACTGCCGCGGGGGACTCGCGCACGTCAATATCCTCAGCTCGATCCTGTTCGCGGGCCTGAGCGGCTCTGCCGTCGCGGATGTCTCGGCGCTGGGATCGATGCTTATCCCGGCCATGGAGCAAGACGGCTACAAGCGTTCCTTTGCCACGGCGGTGACTGCGGCTTCATCGATCATTGGTCCGGTCATACCGCCAAGCATCATCATGATCGTCTACGCCTACATCATGAACGTGTCGGTCGGAGCGCTGTTCGCCGCCGGTTTCATACCAGGCCTGTTGATGGGTGTGGGGCTAATGATCATGACGGCCTTCATCGCCCGGAAGCATAATCTGCCGAAGCAGGAGAGCAGGGCCACGGCAAGGGAAGTCGCCCATGCGTCGTTCGAGGGCTTTTTTCCGCTCCTTACCCCGGTCATCATTCTGGGCGGCATCCTGCTGGGCATTGTTTCCCCCACCGAGGCTGCTGCGGTCGCGGTGGTCTACGCGCTCATCCTGAGCCTTGCGATTCGATCGCTGAAGGTTGGCGATTTGGCAAAGATATTGCGCCGGTCTGCAGGTTCCTCAGCGATCATCCTGCTGATGATCGGCTCGGCTTCGCTGTTCGGCTGGGTGCTGAATATTGCAGGCGTGCCACAATCGCTTGCGCGGCTTGTGATCGGCCTGACCGACAATGCGGCCGTGTTCCTGATTGTCGCCAATGTGCTGTTGCTGATTACAGGCATGTTTCTCGATGCGGGACCAGCGATTTTGATCCTGGGGCCGATCCTGGGACCGACCATGCTGGGTCTGGGCATCAACCCGGTCCATTTCGCCGTGATCATGTGCCTCAACCTGACCATGGGGTTGGCGACACCGCCGTTTGGTTTGGCGCTGTTCGCCTCTTCCGCCGTGTCGGGCGTCAAGGTCGAGACAATCGTTCGCGAGATGCTGCCTTTCTACCTAATCCAGGGCCTCGTTCTGATTCTGATAACGTTCTGCCCGGTGATATCGCTTACTCTGCCAAGATTGTTGGGATTTCCTGTATGA